Genomic window (Longimicrobium sp.):
GCCGCCTTCGGCCGTGTACTTCACCGCGTTCTGCATCACGATCATCAGCAGCTGGCGCAGCAGCGGCGCATCGCCCACCACCTTCGCCTCGTCGAACTCGCCCACCTTCAGCCGCACCCCGCGCGTCTCGGCCAGCACCCCGGCGGCGGCGGCGGCGTCGCTCACCAGGTCGTCGAGGTAGACCGGCTCCTCGACCACCGGGCGGACGCCCGACTCCACCCGCGCCAGGATCAGCAGGTCGTCGACGATGCGCCCCATCACCTCCGCCTCGCGGCCGATGTCGAGGAGCGCGGCGCGGTACTCCTCGGGCGCGCGCTCGCGCTGCACCGCCACCTCCGCGCGCACGCGCAGCACCGAGACGGGGGTGCGCAGCTCGTGCGCGGCGTCGGCGGTGAAGCGGCGCATGTACTCGTACGTCTCCTCCACCGGCCGCACCGAGAGCGCGGCCAGGTAGTGCCCCAGGATGGCCACCCCCACCAGCGCGGCGAAGGCGCCGACGACGAACGTCTCGATCAGCCGCAGCGACTGCGCCTCGATCTGCGCCAGGTCGGCCACCGCGACGGCCACGTACGGCCGCCGGTTGGCCAGCGCGAAGCGGAGCGCGTGCACCCGCCACTCGCCCGCGCCGGCGCGGTAGCCGCGGTCGGCGCTCCCCAGCCGCAGCGCGGCCCGCGCGGCGTCGCGCACCTCGCGCTCCACGGTGTCGCCGGTCACCACCCGGCCGGCCGAATCGAGCAGGTACAGCTCGCTCCCGGGCACCTCCATCTCCTGCACCGCGTCGAGCGCCGCCTCGTCGGAGGGGATGCCGTCGCTCTCCATGATCTGCGCGGCGCGCACCACCTCGTTGGTGGCGGCGTGCAGGGTGCGGGTGAGCTGCACCTCGACCTCGCGGCTGGTCACCCAGTACATCCCCCCGCCCACCACCAGCAGGATGGCGGCGAAGCTGAGCGTATACCACGCCGTCAGCCGGTGCCGCAGCCGGCGCAGCGGCGCGCGCATGTGGTTCATGTGCCGAAGCGGTAGCCGGCGCCGCGCAGGGTGTGGATCAGCTTGGGCTCGAACTCGTCGTCGATCTTCCGGCGCAGCCGGCGGACGAGCACCTCGAGCACGTTGGTGAACGGGTCGTGGTTGTCGTCCCACACCGCCGCCGTGATGGCCGCGCGGTCCACCACCGCGCCCTCGTGGCGGACGAAGAACTCCAGCAGCTCGAACTCCTTGGCGGTCAGCTGGATGGCCCGCCCGGCGCGCCGCACCTCGCGCGTGCGCAGGTCCACCTCCAGGTCGGCCACGGCGCGCCGCTCGGGCGCCAGCTGCGGCGGCCGCCGCGCCAGCGCCTGCACCCGCGCCAGCAGCTCCTTGAAGGCGAAGGGCTTGGTGAGGTAGTCGTCGGCGCCCGACTCCAGGCCGTACACGCGGTCGTCCACCGCGTCGCGCGCGGTCAGCATCAGCACGGGGGTGGAGATGCCGTTGGCGCGGATGCGCTTGCACAGGTCGAAGCCGCTGCCGCCGGGAAGCCCCACGTCCAGAATGATGACGGCGTAGCTGCCCAGCGCCGCCTTCTCGCGCCCCTCGTAGAAGGTGCGCGCGGTCACCACGTCTACGCGGTGCTCGCGGAAGCCGGAGTCCAGCACCTGCAGCAGCGCGGGATCGTCTTCGACGACCAGGATTCGCATGGCCGGGAGATGGGAACGTCGTTGCGACTCAGCTTGCGTGATGCGGAAAGATCGGTCGGCTGGACAAATTGCGGAAGCACGAAAGGTTGGGGGATGATGAAGACGCGTCCCGCATGCGGCGGATGCCGTCCCGGTCACCAGGGAGGGATGATGCCCACGTATGGCCGCGCACATCGCCGGCCCGAACGCGATTCGACCAGACACAGCGAGCCGTTCCCAGCGATCGCGGTGATACTTAAGCATCCACTTAAGTATTGCCCCCGTCTCCCGGAGGAATGCTGGCCCACAGGCACGTTCGGCCGCCGTGCAGCGACGTCCCCTGATCGAATCGGTTAAGACCGCCAGGTCCAGCGGCTTACCGGGGGAATCGCTACCCAACCCGGGCATCGCCGTCAGGAATTCATCCGTGCACCCACTCCCGCCGGGGCTCGATTGCTTTTCGCGTTCGATCATCGACGGGAGGCGTGGCCTCGAATAGCGGGAGCACGAGCTCAGCGCATTCATCTGCCCACGTAAGCGTTCCTTCTGGATGCGACTCGTCTGTCGCTCGCAACCGATTCATCCGTGGAGGCAGGCTGTCTTAACCGATTCGATCGGGGAGATCGCTGCACGGCGCCTCACCGCGCCTGCGGGCCAACATCCCTTCACGCATACGGGACGATACTTAAGTGAATGCTTAACTATCACCGCATCCGTCTAATACCGATTGCTGCAATTGATTGTGCGTTTTGATCGGATCATCGGATGTCATTCGAGCGTCGCCGCTGCTCCGAACCTTCAATCACGCCGATGTTGGGCGGCGCCCGAGGAATCTGTGGCATGCGTCCGAGCGACAGGCGGCCTGTGGCTCGGGAGCCGGCCACAGATTCCTCAGGCGCCACGACTTTGCGTGGAGGACAGGGCGGCGCAGCGCCTTCGGAATGACATGCCAATGCCTATGGCTATGCCAATGCCTATGGCTGTTCCATCCTCCAATGCGCCGTTGACCCGGCGATTCGGTATGAGGCGCCCTGGCGCCGACAAAGAAAGCGCCTCCCCCGGAGATCCGGGGGAGGCGCTTCGATTGCGCCGCTTCAGGCGATGATCAGTACTGGACCCTGCGCTTGTCGACGTTGTTGCCGATCACCGCGCCGGCCACGCCGCCCAGCACGCCGCCCACGATGGCGCCACGCACGCGGTGGCGGCTGCCGCCGGCGACCGCGCCGATCACCGCGCCACTGGCCGCGCCGATGGCCGCGTCACGCTTGGTGTGCTTCACCGTGTAGGTGCGGGGCTGCCGGTAGACGGGGCCCGCGGACGAGCCGCTGCTGCTGCCGCCCGAGCTGCTGCGGCGCGCCGTCGAGCGGCGGTGCGTGCTCGAGGTCGAGCGGTGCGTGGTGCTGGTGGCCGGCTTCTCCTCGGCCGTGGCCAGCGCCTGCGGGGCCGCGGGCTGCGCGAGCGCCGCCTGGTTCAGCTCCACCGGGGTCGCCGCGGCCACGGGCTGCGCAGGCTGCACCATCATGCTGTCGAGCCAGGTCAGCTGCTGCTGCGGCTGGGCCGGCTTGGCGTCACGGCCGCACGCGGCGGCGCCCACCAGGGTGGACATCATCACTGCAACTTTAAGGACACGCATCGTCTGCTCCTCCTGTGGGATTTTGCGGCGCGGAAACGTCGCGCGGCCCGGTTTTGCCGCCTGCGCCGCGGACATTCTCGCGTCCGCCGCGTCTCGCGCCCCTCGTTCGCTCACCATTCTATTTTGCACGGTCGGTGCCACGCCGTGCCACTATTTCTAAGTGCAGATAATATAACACCTTACGAGGAAACACGCCACGATCTGATACCCATAATGTCGCAGATACGGCTTGATCGAGGGCTGATGATGAAAAAGATGCCTTCGATGGGTGACAGGGAGCGTCCAAACGTGATACAGGGACAGAAAAGGACACGTATTACAGCTGGAGATGACTATCCCCGGTTGACGGCGAGCGGCCGCGCCTCGGCGATCATATCCCGGCGCTCGGATCGCGCCATCCACGCGATGAAAAGCCACGCCGCCGCGGCCAGGTATGCCAGCGAGCCGGGCACCCACATCACCAGCCCCGCGATCTGCTGGTCCTCGAGCGGGGCCAGCCCCCACGCGCGCGCCGTCGCCAGGTGCGACGCGTACCACGGCGCGGTGCTGAACGTCAGCAACGCGCCGAGCGCGCCGCCCTGCATGGTGATCCCGAAGAGCGCGAGGATGGCCAGCCCGGGCACCCGCCGCAGCGACCCGCGCGGGTGGAGGACGGCCCACCAGAAGAGCAGCGCCGTTCCCAGGAAGCTGGCGTGCTCCAGCGCGTGCACCCACGGCCGCGCGACCGCCGCGTCATACGCGCCCGGAAGGTGCCACGCCCAGAGCGCGATGGAGTGCAGCGCCACCGCCGGCCAGGGCCGCACCAGCCAGGCGATCGCCACGCGGAGGCGGGGGAGCGCGTGCCACCACCGCGCCACCCGGCGGCGGGCGGGGCGCGGCAGCCCCCACGCGAGCCCGGCCTGCGGCGCGCCCAGCACCAGCAGCGGCGCGGCGACGGCCATCAGCAGCAGGTGCTGGGTCATGTGCACCCAGAACAGCGACTCCGCCACCCGGTCCACCGGCGACACCATCGCGACGGCCAGCGCCAGGAATCCCGCCGCGAACGCCGCCGCCTGCGCCGGACGGATGCCGCGCCCGCGCCCGGCCCGCCGCCACACCGCCTCCACGCCGCGCGTGTACAGCCACGCCGTCAGGTACAGCGGGACGAGAACCGCCGGCGCGAGCCCCCAGCTCCGCCACAGGTCGTGCGGCGACGGCGGCGCCCCCGCGTGCGCCATCAGCCGCGCCGGCACGCACGCCATCCCCACCGCGAGCGCGAGCACGCGCCGCAAAGGGAGATCGGCAGATGGTGATCGGATGCTGAACAAGCTGAATCGCCAGTGATCGTGGTCCGCGGATCGCCGCAAATCGACGCACGAAGCCGGCCAGTGAGCACCGTAGGAAAGCCTGGCGACCCCCTTCCGGTGTCATCCTGAGGGCGCGGTGGACGAAACCCTCATACAATCCGAATCCTGCCGCGCCCGAAGGATCTACTTTCCCTGCGTCGAGATCTGTCGCGATGGGCAGGCCTGTCCGGGCGTCGAGTAGATCCTTCGGGCGGCGCCAAACCCTGGTGCGGGCGCGGGTTCAGCGCAGCGCCGCCCTCAGGATGACATCGATGCGGTCATCCCCAACTCGCAAAAAGACCGGCGGGACGGAGATCGCCCCGTCCCGCCGGTGTTCATGGCCCTTCCAGCGTCAGCGGCGGAAGAAGCGGCGCGCGCGGTCGCGGACGTCGTGCCAGCCCTCGCGCAGGCGGTCGCCGAGGTTCTCGTCGTAGCCGCGGCTGAAGTCGCGGCCGTAGTCGCGGCCCGTCGCGCCCCAGCCGCCCGCGGAGAAGCGGTCGTAGCGGCCGCCGCCGTAGCCGCCGCCGGTCAGCCCGCCGCCCGAGCCGTAGCCGTAGTCGTCCACGTCGTAGCCGCGGTTGCCGTACCCCGC
Coding sequences:
- a CDS encoding cytochrome c oxidase assembly protein, whose amino-acid sequence is MLALAVGMACVPARLMAHAGAPPSPHDLWRSWGLAPAVLVPLYLTAWLYTRGVEAVWRRAGRGRGIRPAQAAAFAAGFLALAVAMVSPVDRVAESLFWVHMTQHLLLMAVAAPLLVLGAPQAGLAWGLPRPARRRVARWWHALPRLRVAIAWLVRPWPAVALHSIALWAWHLPGAYDAAVARPWVHALEHASFLGTALLFWWAVLHPRGSLRRVPGLAILALFGITMQGGALGALLTFSTAPWYASHLATARAWGLAPLEDQQIAGLVMWVPGSLAYLAAAAWLFIAWMARSERRDMIAEARPLAVNRG
- a CDS encoding YMGG-like glycine zipper-containing protein, producing the protein MRVLKVAVMMSTLVGAAACGRDAKPAQPQQQLTWLDSMMVQPAQPVAAATPVELNQAALAQPAAPQALATAEEKPATSTTHRSTSSTHRRSTARRSSSGGSSSGSSAGPVYRQPRTYTVKHTKRDAAIGAASGAVIGAVAGGSRHRVRGAIVGGVLGGVAGAVIGNNVDKRRVQY
- a CDS encoding HAMP domain-containing sensor histidine kinase, which translates into the protein MRAPLRRLRHRLTAWYTLSFAAILLVVGGGMYWVTSREVEVQLTRTLHAATNEVVRAAQIMESDGIPSDEAALDAVQEMEVPGSELYLLDSAGRVVTGDTVEREVRDAARAALRLGSADRGYRAGAGEWRVHALRFALANRRPYVAVAVADLAQIEAQSLRLIETFVVGAFAALVGVAILGHYLAALSVRPVEETYEYMRRFTADAAHELRTPVSVLRVRAEVAVQRERAPEEYRAALLDIGREAEVMGRIVDDLLILARVESGVRPVVEEPVYLDDLVSDAAAAAGVLAETRGVRLKVGEFDEAKVVGDAPLLRQLLMIVMQNAVKYTAEGGEVTVDVHSRGGSPTVVVADTGIGIAPGELPHVFERFYRGEEARGLTEGAGLGLSIARRIVDQHGATIDVDSQAGRGTRVTLVFPAAG
- a CDS encoding response regulator transcription factor: MRILVVEDDPALLQVLDSGFREHRVDVVTARTFYEGREKAALGSYAVIILDVGLPGGSGFDLCKRIRANGISTPVLMLTARDAVDDRVYGLESGADDYLTKPFAFKELLARVQALARRPPQLAPERRAVADLEVDLRTREVRRAGRAIQLTAKEFELLEFFVRHEGAVVDRAAITAAVWDDNHDPFTNVLEVLVRRLRRKIDDEFEPKLIHTLRGAGYRFGT